In Streptomyces sp. NBC_00878, a single window of DNA contains:
- a CDS encoding DUF6247 family protein yields MAHEVDPSSCERTPEAIRAALQRRPDWLQAFEQDWLSAAADFDQSALDAVTDKWFPFACACATPGYLDDMEQTVKRMTEGDTDGMVFRDADGNAYDADNHPIDPIDAGRRG; encoded by the coding sequence ATGGCTCACGAGGTGGATCCGAGCTCCTGCGAGAGAACGCCCGAGGCAATCCGCGCGGCCTTGCAGCGGCGCCCCGACTGGCTGCAGGCCTTCGAGCAGGACTGGCTGAGTGCGGCGGCGGACTTCGACCAGTCGGCGCTCGACGCCGTGACCGACAAGTGGTTCCCCTTCGCCTGCGCCTGCGCGACACCCGGCTATCTGGACGACATGGAACAGACCGTCAAGCGCATGACGGAGGGCGACACGGACGGCATGGTCTTCCGCGACGCGGACGGGAACGCCTACGACGCCGACAACCACCCGATCGACCCCATCGACGCGGGCCGGCGCGGGTGA
- a CDS encoding helix-turn-helix transcriptional regulator, whose product MGEVVDTDGESGLAGLGRTLRYLREKAGKSLGQVAQETAYDKSYLSRLESGKRLSKLAVMEDLDRYYGSGDLLVQLWKVARHDAFKDKYKEFMRLEATARIMHLFTPGVPGLVQTEEFARGVLSGAQATAGNTEEIEEQVAARMGRQLLLSREPVSNFRFIIDEYAFRRPAATAKTWDDQLLRIEAVAEWPNVVLQVLPFATGVHHLMDGSLTLLWQNDGSAVAYKEGSGGGELIDDSEEVLRHRLSYDRFRDLALPPSDSLAFIRGVLEEHRS is encoded by the coding sequence GTGGGCGAAGTTGTTGACACGGATGGGGAGTCGGGGCTCGCGGGGCTCGGGCGGACCCTTCGGTACCTGAGGGAGAAGGCCGGAAAGTCACTGGGGCAAGTGGCCCAGGAGACGGCATACGACAAGAGCTATCTGAGCCGCCTGGAATCGGGCAAGCGGCTGTCCAAGCTGGCGGTCATGGAGGACCTGGACCGCTACTACGGGTCCGGTGACCTGCTGGTTCAGCTCTGGAAGGTGGCACGGCACGACGCGTTCAAGGACAAGTACAAGGAGTTCATGCGGCTGGAAGCGACGGCGCGGATCATGCACCTGTTCACGCCCGGCGTGCCCGGACTCGTGCAGACCGAGGAGTTCGCCCGTGGGGTGTTGTCTGGAGCCCAGGCAACGGCTGGCAACACCGAGGAAATTGAGGAACAGGTGGCCGCGCGCATGGGGCGGCAGCTTCTGTTGAGCCGGGAGCCAGTGTCTAACTTCCGCTTCATCATTGACGAGTACGCATTCCGCCGTCCTGCGGCCACCGCGAAGACCTGGGACGACCAGCTGCTTCGTATCGAGGCCGTGGCCGAGTGGCCGAACGTTGTCCTGCAGGTGCTCCCCTTCGCCACCGGAGTGCACCACCTCATGGACGGATCCCTGACCCTGCTGTGGCAGAACGACGGAAGCGCCGTTGCCTACAAGGAGGGCAGCGGCGGCGGCGAGTTGATCGACGACTCGGAGGAGGTCCTGCGCCACCGTTTGTCCTACGATCGGTTCCGAGACTTGGCGCTGCCCCCGTCAGACTCGCTGGCGTTCATCCGGGGCGTTCTGGAGGAGCACAGGTCATGA
- a CDS encoding DUF2993 domain-containing protein, producing MRTPHPIAAHSHSPPSPSPSPSPSPYEDLAALDDGPLEDFLHEEPDATEGAGEDADWAPPDHRRGSRGRRDSGTRPRRRTGRTGRTRRTRRRRSPLAGLSLAAKAVIAVLVLAAFLALGDRWALLYAERTAAEKVRDQLNLSAAPEVEIDGFPFLTQVLDRRIDSVSVTVPDVAANRVSLAKVSAEATGIRIDGGPTSIRGARIPELRGEVLLSFNDLNRELGASQMTFTGHGGDEVRARGVLPVAGHDLRMRADARIKRDGERGISTEVGGMRLDIGDLATFSPGTRESQGLHLTRKSATRLAKEKKRAKELLSVPSIAKRLGVPDSAVQEALSDDTKFEELTGSPRFADGLMKVNLIDLAVENPELLKRLGFDLALLDGLSRLTRPALVDRLSLGFRLPKPPKGELTLRDVRVQKDGIRVRVTGQGLAVGK from the coding sequence ATGCGTACCCCCCACCCCATCGCAGCGCATTCTCATTCCCCTCCGAGCCCGAGCCCGAGCCCGAGCCCGAGCCCGTACGAGGATCTCGCCGCCCTCGACGACGGACCTCTGGAGGACTTCCTCCATGAGGAGCCCGACGCGACCGAGGGGGCCGGAGAAGATGCGGACTGGGCACCGCCCGATCACCGCCGGGGCTCCCGCGGACGTCGGGACTCCGGAACCCGCCCACGCCGCCGGACCGGCCGGACCGGCCGGACCCGCCGGACCCGTCGCCGTCGAAGCCCCCTCGCGGGACTGTCCCTCGCGGCCAAGGCCGTCATCGCCGTCCTCGTCCTCGCCGCCTTCCTCGCCCTCGGTGACCGCTGGGCGCTGCTGTACGCCGAGCGCACGGCGGCCGAGAAGGTCCGGGACCAGCTGAACCTCAGCGCGGCGCCCGAGGTCGAGATCGACGGCTTCCCCTTCCTCACCCAGGTCCTCGACCGCAGGATCGACTCCGTGTCGGTCACCGTCCCGGACGTGGCGGCGAACCGCGTCTCCCTGGCCAAGGTCTCCGCCGAGGCCACGGGCATACGGATCGACGGCGGCCCCACCTCCATACGCGGCGCCCGCATACCGGAGCTGCGCGGCGAGGTGCTGCTTTCCTTCAACGACCTGAACCGTGAACTCGGCGCGTCCCAGATGACGTTCACCGGTCACGGCGGCGACGAGGTGCGGGCGCGCGGCGTACTGCCGGTCGCCGGGCACGACCTGCGGATGCGCGCCGACGCGCGGATCAAGCGGGACGGCGAGCGCGGCATCTCGACGGAGGTCGGCGGCATGCGCCTGGACATCGGCGACCTGGCCACCTTCAGCCCCGGCACCCGCGAGTCCCAGGGCCTGCACCTGACCCGCAAGTCCGCCACGCGCCTCGCGAAGGAGAAGAAGCGGGCGAAGGAGCTGCTGTCGGTGCCGTCGATCGCGAAGCGGCTCGGCGTACCGGATTCGGCGGTCCAGGAGGCGCTGAGCGACGACACCAAGTTCGAGGAGCTCACCGGCTCCCCGCGCTTCGCCGACGGGCTGATGAAGGTCAACCTCATCGACCTCGCCGTGGAGAACCCCGAGTTGCTGAAGCGCCTCGGCTTCGACCTGGCGCTCCTCGACGGTCTCTCCCGCCTTACCCGCCCCGCCCTCGTCGACCGCCTCTCCCTCGGCTTCCGCCTCCCGAAGCCCCCGAAGGGCGAACTGACCCTGCGGGACGTGCGCGTGCAGAAGGACGGGATCAGAGTGCGGGTCACCGGGCAGGGGCTGGCCGTCGGCAAGTAG
- a CDS encoding bifunctional UDP-sugar hydrolase/5'-nucleotidase, with protein sequence MSATPHPYRRRRRTTRLLAAAAGVATVGALVAALPASAGESGQKPGYQRPSRYQDVQLLSFNDLHGNLEPPAGSSGRVTELQPDGTSKTIDAGGVEYLATHLRQAREGNKYSVTAAGGDMVGASPLISGLFHDEPTIEALNKLDLDVTSVGNHEFDEGAKELGRLQKGGCHPTDGCYTPGKKFKGADFPYLAANVLDEKTKKPILKPYWVWKKNGVKVGFIGVTLEDTPGVVSAEGVKGLKFKDEVETINKYAKELEKQGVKSVVALIHEGGLPASAAYNYDCDSPGGGDGISGPIVDIAKNITPKVDALVTGHTHAAYACTINDPSGKPRMVTSAASFGRLYTDTTLTYDRRTGDIARTAVASANHVVTRTVPKAPDMTELITKWNTLAAPIGNKAIGYISGDISNIGTESPIGDLIADAQLAYGKELDPETDLALMNPGGIRAPLTYAAKGAEGDGVVTYAEGFTVQPFANTVNLQNFTGAQLVQVLKEQVTGTNAASPKVLQISKGLTYTLDLTKTGADRVVADSVKLNGAAIDPAATYRVATNSFLAGGGDGFTTLGQGTNDLVGDDDLAALEKYLLANSSATNPIAPPAADRITVVK encoded by the coding sequence ATGTCAGCCACACCTCATCCGTACCGCCGCAGACGCCGGACCACCCGCCTCCTGGCGGCGGCCGCGGGCGTCGCCACCGTCGGCGCGCTCGTCGCCGCGCTGCCCGCGTCCGCGGGCGAGTCGGGCCAGAAGCCCGGCTACCAGCGCCCGAGCCGCTACCAGGACGTCCAGCTGCTCTCCTTCAATGATCTGCACGGCAACCTGGAGCCGCCGGCCGGCTCCTCCGGCCGGGTCACCGAGCTTCAGCCGGACGGCACCAGCAAGACGATCGACGCGGGCGGTGTCGAGTACCTGGCGACGCATTTGCGCCAGGCCCGCGAAGGCAACAAGTACTCGGTCACCGCGGCCGGCGGCGACATGGTCGGTGCCTCCCCGCTGATCTCCGGGCTCTTCCACGACGAGCCCACCATCGAGGCGCTGAACAAGCTCGACCTCGACGTGACGAGCGTCGGCAACCACGAGTTCGACGAGGGCGCCAAGGAACTGGGCCGTCTGCAGAAGGGCGGCTGCCACCCCACGGACGGCTGCTACACGCCGGGCAAGAAGTTCAAGGGCGCCGACTTCCCGTACCTCGCGGCGAACGTTCTCGACGAGAAGACCAAGAAGCCGATCCTCAAGCCCTACTGGGTGTGGAAGAAGAACGGCGTCAAGGTCGGCTTCATCGGCGTGACCCTTGAGGACACCCCGGGTGTCGTCTCCGCCGAGGGTGTGAAGGGCCTCAAGTTCAAGGACGAGGTCGAGACGATCAACAAGTACGCCAAGGAGCTGGAGAAGCAGGGCGTCAAGTCGGTCGTCGCGCTGATCCACGAGGGCGGACTCCCGGCCTCGGCCGCGTACAACTACGACTGTGACTCGCCCGGTGGCGGCGACGGCATATCCGGCCCCATCGTGGACATCGCCAAGAACATCACGCCGAAGGTCGACGCGCTGGTCACCGGCCACACCCACGCCGCGTACGCGTGCACGATCAACGACCCGTCGGGCAAGCCCCGCATGGTCACCTCGGCCGCGTCCTTCGGGCGGCTCTACACCGACACGACGCTGACGTACGACCGCCGGACCGGCGACATCGCCCGGACCGCCGTCGCCTCCGCGAACCACGTGGTGACGCGTACCGTGCCCAAGGCGCCGGACATGACCGAGCTGATCACCAAGTGGAACACCCTCGCCGCGCCGATCGGCAACAAGGCCATCGGGTACATCTCCGGTGACATCTCGAACATCGGCACCGAGTCCCCGATCGGCGACCTGATCGCCGACGCGCAGCTCGCGTACGGCAAGGAGCTGGACCCCGAGACCGACCTCGCGCTGATGAACCCGGGCGGTATCCGGGCACCCCTCACCTACGCGGCCAAGGGCGCCGAGGGCGACGGCGTCGTCACGTACGCCGAGGGCTTCACGGTCCAGCCGTTCGCCAACACGGTGAACCTGCAGAACTTCACCGGCGCCCAGCTCGTCCAGGTGCTCAAGGAGCAGGTCACCGGCACGAACGCGGCCTCGCCGAAGGTGCTCCAGATCTCGAAGGGCCTCACCTACACGCTCGACCTGACGAAGACCGGCGCAGACCGTGTCGTCGCCGACTCGGTCAAGCTGAACGGGGCCGCGATCGACCCCGCCGCCACCTACCGCGTCGCGACGAACAGCTTCCTCGCGGGCGGCGGCGACGGCTTCACCACGCTCGGCCAGGGCACCAACGACCTGGTGGGCGACGACGACCTCGCCGCCCTGGAGAAGTACCTGCTGGCCAACTCGTCGGCCACGAACCCGATCGCGCCGCCGGCGGCCGACCGGATCACGGTCGTGAAGTAG
- a CDS encoding ABC transporter has translation MTAMTRALITPVWRTLPWRALTAAGAAGLLLAGLPRLQSGEPDPWLGLNALRGAALAFALGLAYLLDDPARHTTSVVPVRRPLRVGLRVALVAPWAALCWTAALFLVPEGARPAAGALSLEAAGTAVLALTAAALTVRRMAATEPGVAVSTWLLSTAVAAYLLLPGTWTLLVTPDNPRWDTTHDHWAILLIAATAVGARACAEPLRAGLRLRRP, from the coding sequence ATGACCGCCATGACACGCGCCCTCATCACCCCCGTGTGGCGCACACTGCCCTGGCGCGCGCTCACGGCCGCCGGTGCCGCGGGACTGCTGCTGGCCGGCCTCCCGCGCCTGCAGTCCGGCGAGCCCGACCCGTGGCTCGGCCTCAACGCGCTGCGGGGCGCCGCACTCGCCTTCGCCCTCGGTCTCGCCTACCTGCTGGACGACCCGGCCCGGCACACCACCTCGGTGGTGCCGGTCCGGCGCCCGCTGCGCGTCGGCCTGCGCGTGGCGCTCGTCGCCCCGTGGGCCGCGCTCTGCTGGACGGCCGCGCTGTTCCTGGTCCCGGAGGGAGCGAGGCCCGCGGCCGGCGCCCTCTCCCTGGAGGCGGCCGGCACCGCCGTGCTGGCCCTCACCGCGGCGGCCCTGACCGTCCGCCGCATGGCGGCCACCGAGCCGGGCGTCGCGGTGTCGACCTGGCTCCTGTCCACCGCGGTCGCCGCGTACCTGCTCCTGCCCGGCACCTGGACACTCCTCGTCACCCCGGACAACCCCCGCTGGGACACGACCCACGATCACTGGGCGATCCTGCTGATAGCGGCGACGGCGGTGGGGGCGAGGGCGTGCGCGGAGCCGCTGCGGGCGGGATTGCGGCTGCGCCGCCCTTAG
- a CDS encoding ABC transporter ATP-binding protein, with protein MREVREAFARFWPLTRDDRRWLLLIVACVIVSALAETASILLFAELTDHALKAGSLAAFWGPAGAWLGVAVLGAIVGYLGNSLAVWTAERFVLRLRASVFRHVQDLPPHFFQKHRQGDLVERLTGDVEAIEQMVVSGVVGTVSAMFSALFYSAAALWLRWDLALVTFLLAPLFLVAARRFAGRIRTAAQDERTADGAITSVVEESLGNVVLTQAYNRRHAEEKRLDREARAWLRASVRGARASELYEQFVEVVETVCVLAVIGLGAWEIAQGRMSLGQLLAFAAFLGYLYPPIRDLGQLGLTLTAATAGAQRLQEILDAEPAVTDPAEPVRPWPVRGWVSFHGVSFRYPGGDGLRDGLHDALHDVTFTAGPGEFVLVTGPSGAGKSTLSKLLTRFYDPTAGVICLDDVPLTDVPLEFLRENVALLPQETLVLRGTIRENIACGRPGATDEEIERAARDADAHAFVTALPDAYDTEIAPGTAALSGGQLQRVALARAILRAAPVLVLDEPTTGLDALAARRVVQPLRRLVSGRTTVMITHDLTLAPDADRILVVDGGRLVEEGTHEELLARGGVYARLAGPLPLPVGVGVDAHADVDADVETTMRLLLPQPCP; from the coding sequence ATGCGGGAAGTCCGCGAGGCATTCGCGCGGTTCTGGCCGTTGACGCGCGACGACCGCAGGTGGCTGCTGCTGATCGTCGCGTGCGTGATCGTGTCGGCGCTGGCGGAGACGGCCTCGATCCTGCTCTTCGCGGAGTTGACCGATCACGCGCTGAAAGCCGGTTCGCTCGCCGCGTTCTGGGGGCCGGCCGGGGCCTGGCTCGGTGTCGCCGTGCTCGGCGCGATCGTCGGATACCTCGGGAACTCCCTCGCGGTCTGGACGGCCGAGAGATTCGTACTGCGGCTGCGCGCGAGCGTCTTCCGGCACGTCCAGGACCTGCCGCCGCACTTCTTCCAGAAGCACCGGCAGGGCGATCTGGTCGAACGGCTCACGGGCGACGTCGAGGCCATCGAGCAGATGGTGGTGTCGGGGGTCGTGGGAACGGTCTCCGCCATGTTCTCGGCGCTCTTCTACTCCGCCGCCGCCCTCTGGCTCCGCTGGGACCTCGCCCTGGTCACCTTCCTCCTCGCCCCCCTCTTCCTCGTCGCGGCCCGCCGCTTCGCCGGCCGCATCAGGACGGCAGCCCAGGACGAGCGCACGGCCGACGGCGCGATCACCTCGGTCGTCGAGGAGTCACTGGGCAACGTCGTACTCACCCAGGCCTACAACCGCCGCCACGCCGAGGAGAAGCGCCTCGACCGGGAGGCCCGGGCCTGGCTGCGCGCCAGTGTGCGGGGCGCCCGCGCGAGTGAGCTGTACGAGCAGTTCGTCGAGGTCGTCGAGACGGTGTGCGTGCTCGCGGTCATCGGGCTCGGCGCCTGGGAGATCGCCCAAGGGCGCATGTCGCTCGGGCAGTTGCTCGCCTTCGCCGCCTTCCTCGGCTACCTCTACCCGCCGATCCGCGACCTCGGCCAGCTCGGCCTGACGCTGACCGCAGCGACGGCCGGCGCCCAGCGCCTCCAGGAGATCCTGGACGCGGAGCCCGCCGTCACCGACCCCGCCGAACCGGTCCGGCCCTGGCCCGTACGCGGCTGGGTCAGCTTCCACGGCGTCTCCTTCCGCTACCCGGGCGGCGACGGGCTGCGCGACGGGCTGCACGACGCGCTGCACGACGTGACGTTCACCGCGGGACCCGGCGAGTTCGTCCTCGTCACGGGCCCGAGCGGCGCCGGAAAGTCGACGCTCTCCAAACTCCTGACCCGCTTCTACGACCCCACCGCGGGCGTGATCTGCCTGGACGACGTCCCGCTGACGGACGTACCCCTGGAGTTCCTGCGCGAGAACGTGGCCCTGCTGCCCCAGGAGACGCTGGTCCTGCGCGGCACGATCCGCGAGAACATCGCGTGCGGGCGGCCGGGCGCGACCGACGAGGAGATCGAGCGGGCCGCGCGGGACGCCGACGCGCACGCCTTCGTCACCGCGCTGCCGGACGCGTACGACACCGAGATCGCTCCCGGCACGGCCGCCCTCTCCGGCGGCCAGCTCCAGCGGGTCGCGCTCGCCCGCGCGATCCTGCGGGCCGCCCCCGTCCTCGTACTCGACGAACCGACCACCGGACTCGACGCTCTCGCCGCGCGCCGGGTCGTCCAGCCGCTGCGGCGCCTGGTGTCCGGGCGTACGACCGTCATGATCACCCATGATCTGACCCTCGCCCCCGACGCCGACCGGATCCTGGTGGTGGACGGCGGACGGCTGGTGGAGGAGGGCACGCACGAGGAACTGCTGGCGCGGGGAGGGGTGTACGCGAGGCTGGCGGGCCCGCTGCCGCTGCCGGTGGGCGTGGGCGTGGATGCGCATGCGGATGTGGATGCGGATGTGGAGACGACCATGAGGTTGCTGCTGCCGCAGCCGTGCCCGTAG
- a CDS encoding pectinesterase family protein has translation MSENRSKARHRRRKTAVVFGAPLALGAAGVMAYGTALGVFGEDAQPKASAATKAAATTLTVAKDGSGTYATVQAAVDAVPANNPSRVLISVKPGTYREMVKVPSNKPHVTIQGTGSSRKDTVIVFNNAAGTPKPGGGTYGTGGSATVAVEADDFQARNLTIANDFDEARNQSLSGHQAVALRTAADLVLLDGIIVDGDQDTLLLDTAAKERLGRVYVTNSYVSGNVDFIFGRATAVIDQSVITLKKRWDGSSAGYVTAPSTAADRKGILINRSVVNGDVAAGSYFLGRNWHAGGDATLDPQTTVRNSTLSAAIKSTPWSDMGGFPWKDDRFAEYKNTGPGSGTASGNRPQLTDAQATGQEVADWLGTWNPTA, from the coding sequence GTGAGCGAGAACCGCAGCAAGGCCCGCCATCGCAGACGTAAGACCGCCGTGGTCTTCGGCGCTCCGCTGGCCCTGGGTGCCGCCGGGGTCATGGCCTACGGCACCGCGCTCGGCGTCTTCGGCGAGGACGCCCAGCCGAAGGCCTCCGCCGCGACCAAGGCGGCGGCCACCACCCTCACCGTCGCCAAGGACGGCTCCGGCACGTACGCGACCGTGCAGGCCGCCGTCGACGCCGTCCCCGCGAACAACCCCTCACGCGTCCTGATCTCGGTCAAGCCAGGCACGTACCGCGAGATGGTGAAAGTGCCGTCGAACAAGCCGCACGTGACCATCCAGGGCACGGGCTCCAGCCGCAAGGACACCGTCATCGTCTTCAACAACGCGGCCGGAACGCCGAAGCCCGGCGGCGGCACGTACGGCACCGGCGGCAGCGCGACCGTCGCCGTCGAGGCCGACGACTTCCAGGCCCGCAACCTGACCATCGCCAACGACTTCGACGAGGCGCGGAACCAGAGCCTGAGCGGCCACCAGGCTGTGGCGCTGCGTACCGCCGCCGACCTGGTCCTCCTCGACGGGATCATCGTCGACGGCGACCAGGACACCCTGCTCCTGGACACCGCGGCCAAGGAAAGACTCGGCCGGGTCTACGTCACCAACTCCTACGTCAGCGGCAACGTCGACTTCATCTTCGGGCGCGCGACCGCGGTGATCGACCAGTCCGTCATCACCCTGAAGAAGCGCTGGGACGGCAGCTCGGCGGGGTACGTCACCGCCCCCAGTACGGCGGCCGACCGCAAGGGCATCCTCATCAACCGGTCCGTCGTGAACGGTGACGTGGCCGCCGGAAGCTACTTCCTCGGCCGCAACTGGCACGCGGGCGGCGACGCGACCCTCGACCCGCAGACCACCGTCCGCAACTCCACGCTCAGCGCCGCGATCAAGTCGACCCCCTGGTCGGACATGGGCGGCTTCCCGTGGAAGGACGACCGCTTCGCGGAGTACAAGAACACCGGCCCCGGATCGGGCACCGCGAGCGGCAACCGCCCGCAGCTGACCGACGCCCAGGCCACCGGCCAGGAGGTCGCGGACTGGCTGGGCACCTGGAACCCGACCGCCTGA
- a CDS encoding intradiol ring-cleavage dioxygenase, with product MSEELHDHDRGLSFDLPTLHRRKMIRLLAGASLVPLVGCGGDDSDSSASSASSASSSSSSSAASSGSAECETIPNETAGPYPGDGSNGVNVLKESGVVRKDITSSFGSASGKAEGVPLTITLTVVDAASGCGTPKEGAAVYLWHCDRDGNYSLYSEGVTEENYLRGVQETDAKGQVTFTSIFPACYTGRWPHIHFEVYDSLEDATKATSITATSQLAFAKDVCDTVYASDGYDRSVQNMSQLSLETDNIFSDGYDQQLATTKGSVEKGYTATLTVPV from the coding sequence ATGAGTGAAGAACTGCACGATCACGACCGAGGTCTCTCCTTCGACCTGCCGACCCTTCACCGGCGGAAGATGATCCGGCTCCTGGCCGGTGCCAGTCTGGTGCCGCTCGTCGGGTGCGGTGGAGACGACTCGGACAGCTCGGCCTCGTCGGCCTCGTCGGCCTCCTCATCCAGTTCGTCCTCCGCCGCCTCCTCCGGGAGCGCCGAGTGCGAGACCATCCCCAACGAGACCGCCGGGCCGTACCCCGGTGACGGCTCCAACGGAGTGAACGTCCTCAAAGAGAGCGGTGTCGTCCGCAAGGACATCACCTCCAGTTTCGGCTCGGCGAGCGGCAAGGCGGAAGGCGTACCGCTGACCATCACGCTCACCGTCGTCGATGCCGCATCGGGCTGCGGTACGCCCAAGGAGGGCGCCGCCGTCTACCTCTGGCACTGCGACCGGGACGGCAACTACTCCCTCTACTCGGAGGGCGTCACCGAGGAGAACTACCTGCGCGGCGTCCAGGAGACCGACGCCAAGGGGCAGGTCACGTTCACCAGCATCTTCCCCGCCTGCTACACCGGCCGCTGGCCCCACATCCACTTCGAGGTGTACGACAGCCTGGAGGACGCCACCAAGGCCACGTCCATCACGGCCACTTCGCAGCTCGCCTTCGCCAAGGACGTATGCGACACCGTGTACGCGTCGGACGGCTACGACCGCAGTGTCCAGAACATGAGCCAGCTCTCCCTGGAGACCGACAACATCTTCAGCGACGGCTACGACCAGCAGCTGGCCACGACCAAGGGCAGCGTCGAGAAGGGCTACACCGCCACGCTGACGGTTCCCGTGTAG
- the mshD gene encoding mycothiol synthase yields MTSDDTAPASPRVSASLDQGGSPTVRSLDVLSALRPEQTEAVLALLAEAALADGQQAVSEQGRLQLRGGAREGVRHLLLTAQGLLVGYAQLEDTDPVEAPAAELVVHPAHRGHGHGRALGNALLAESGKRLRVWAHGGHSAARHLAQVLGLTLFRELRQMRRPLTDLDLPGPKLPDGVRVRTFVPGEDDAAWLAANAAAFAHHPEQGSLTQRDLDDRKAEPWFDPDGFFLAFRGGELVGFHWTKVHAAEGLGEVYVVGVRPGAQGGGLGKALTTIGLRHLAGQGVPTAMLYVDADNKAAVTVYERLGFVTYETDLMYRTES; encoded by the coding sequence ATGACCAGCGACGACACCGCACCGGCTTCCCCCAGGGTCTCGGCTTCGCTCGACCAGGGTGGTTCCCCCACCGTCCGCTCCCTCGACGTCCTCTCCGCGCTGCGCCCCGAGCAGACCGAGGCCGTGCTCGCGCTCCTCGCGGAGGCCGCCCTGGCCGACGGACAGCAGGCGGTGTCCGAGCAGGGCCGGCTGCAACTGCGCGGTGGCGCCCGGGAGGGGGTCCGGCATCTGCTGCTGACCGCCCAGGGCCTGCTCGTCGGGTACGCGCAGCTGGAGGACACCGACCCCGTCGAGGCCCCGGCCGCCGAACTGGTCGTCCACCCGGCGCACCGCGGCCACGGCCACGGGCGGGCGCTGGGCAACGCGCTCCTCGCCGAGTCCGGCAAGCGGCTGCGGGTCTGGGCGCACGGCGGCCACTCGGCGGCCCGCCATCTCGCCCAGGTCCTGGGCCTCACCCTCTTCCGCGAACTGCGGCAGATGCGGCGGCCGTTGACCGACCTCGACCTGCCCGGGCCGAAGCTTCCCGACGGCGTTCGCGTGCGGACGTTCGTACCCGGCGAGGACGACGCCGCGTGGCTCGCCGCGAACGCCGCCGCCTTCGCCCACCATCCCGAGCAGGGCTCCCTCACGCAGCGGGACCTCGACGACCGCAAGGCCGAGCCGTGGTTCGACCCCGACGGTTTCTTCCTCGCCTTCCGGGGCGGGGAGCTGGTCGGCTTCCACTGGACGAAGGTCCATGCGGCGGAGGGGCTCGGCGAGGTGTACGTCGTGGGTGTGCGGCCCGGTGCGCAGGGGGGTGGGCTGGGTAAGGCCCTCACCACGATCGGCCTTCGGCATTTGGCGGGGCAGGGGGTGCCTACCGCCATGTTGTACGTCGATGCGGACAACAAGGCCGCGGTGACCGTCTATGAGCGGCTGGGGTTCGTTACGTACGAGACGGATTTGATGTATCGGACGGAGTCCTGA